The following coding sequences lie in one Mercenaria mercenaria strain notata chromosome 5, MADL_Memer_1, whole genome shotgun sequence genomic window:
- the LOC123557156 gene encoding uncharacterized protein LOC123557156 isoform X1 — translation MAECSIRPKTINVGMARVAWTFFIVRTVSGQYTFPSPWASSTWLDNTRGIITFGTTTMTGWSTTVFNQQISSWQCVDSSSSTTLVMRSTQSVTYSTTAFYAFLCMKFTQLSTNSYSYVQQQAQQQNAGYERLWFSSDSTLSTVSTICDSSASIPTLEFHVLVKQGMGDSAAITFPNNLLFSADYKYMASDGTVACNNTSDTVDMCTDTKALSFNNYTNCKQEIAYSAGGELWCVATASLSSYDCAVVFNRDATISGTASQSACLCSDGSSVSVVSGNCTSDQTPSSYPTAADGTTVIGYRLTIESVYAPTTTTTTTTTGSSGLCGGVIAAIVIIIIVIIVIIVVSIFLYKHGHCVKICNHLNGCHLMGPCWAACRNKVCVCCKNKIDGAK, via the exons atggcgGAATGTTCAATTAGGCCTAAAACGATAAATGTAGGAATGGCACGTGTAGCTTGGACATTTTTCATAGTACGAACAG ttAGTGGACAGTATACGTTTCCATCTCCATGGGCAAGTTCAACATGGCTAGACAACACACGTGGCATAATCACATTTGGCACAACGACTATGACTGGATGGAGTACCACAGTATTCAATCAGCAAATCAGCTCGTGGCAGTGTGTGGACAGCTCAAGTTCTACAACTCTGGTTATGCG ATCCACCCAGTCGGTGACGTATAGTACAACGGCGTTTTATGCATTTTTGTGTATGAAATTTACACAGCTTTCTACAAATTCATATAGCTATGTACAACAACAAG CCCAACAACAGAATGCAGGCTACGAACGGCTGTGGTTCTCGTCGGACAGCACATTATCcacagtttcaacaatatgtgaTTCATCTGCCAGTATTCCGACCTTAGAATTTCACGTTCTTGTTAAACAAG GCATGGGTGACTCGGCAGCAATAACCTTCCCTAACAATTTGCTGTTTTCTGCGGACTATAAATACATGGCTAGTGACGGTACAGTCGCATGTAACAACACCTCGGACACAGTGGACATGTGCACGGACACCAAGGCATTGTCCTTCAATAACTACACTAATTGCAAGCAAGAAATAGCATATTCTG CTGGTGGTGAACTATGGTGTGTTGCTACGGCCTCTTTGAGTAGCTACGACTGTGCAGTTGTCTTCAACCGAGACGCAACGATCTCCGGCACAGCTTCACAGTCCGCATGTTTG TGTTCGGACGGTAGCTCGGTCTCTGTAGTGTCAGGAAACTGTACTTCAGACCAGACACCAAGCAGTTATCCCACAGCTGCTGATGGCACGACCGTAATAGGATACCGCCTGACCATTGAATCTGTTTATG ctccgacgacgacgacgacgacgacgacgacgggAAGCAGCGGTCTCTGTGGTGGGGTTATCGCCGCAATTGTCATCATTATTATtgtcatcattgtcatcatcgtTGTCAGTATCTTCTTGTACAAACATGGGCATTGTGTAAAAATTTGTAATCATCTAAACGGGTGTCATCTAATGGGCCCTTGCTGGGCAGCCTGCCGAAATAAAGTATGTGTTTGCTGTAAGAACAAAATAGATGGAGCAAAGTAG
- the LOC123557156 gene encoding uncharacterized protein LOC123557156 isoform X2: MNVKMREVLIMGAVFILKVSGQYTFPSPWASSTWLDNTRGIITFGTTTMTGWSTTVFNQQISSWQCVDSSSSTTLVMRSTQSVTYSTTAFYAFLCMKFTQLSTNSYSYVQQQAQQQNAGYERLWFSSDSTLSTVSTICDSSASIPTLEFHVLVKQGMGDSAAITFPNNLLFSADYKYMASDGTVACNNTSDTVDMCTDTKALSFNNYTNCKQEIAYSAGGELWCVATASLSSYDCAVVFNRDATISGTASQSACLCSDGSSVSVVSGNCTSDQTPSSYPTAADGTTVIGYRLTIESVYAPTTTTTTTTTGSSGLCGGVIAAIVIIIIVIIVIIVVSIFLYKHGHCVKICNHLNGCHLMGPCWAACRNKVCVCCKNKIDGAK, translated from the exons ATGAACGTGAAAATGAGAGAGGTATTAATTATGGGAGCTGTCTTTATTTTGAAAG ttAGTGGACAGTATACGTTTCCATCTCCATGGGCAAGTTCAACATGGCTAGACAACACACGTGGCATAATCACATTTGGCACAACGACTATGACTGGATGGAGTACCACAGTATTCAATCAGCAAATCAGCTCGTGGCAGTGTGTGGACAGCTCAAGTTCTACAACTCTGGTTATGCG ATCCACCCAGTCGGTGACGTATAGTACAACGGCGTTTTATGCATTTTTGTGTATGAAATTTACACAGCTTTCTACAAATTCATATAGCTATGTACAACAACAAG CCCAACAACAGAATGCAGGCTACGAACGGCTGTGGTTCTCGTCGGACAGCACATTATCcacagtttcaacaatatgtgaTTCATCTGCCAGTATTCCGACCTTAGAATTTCACGTTCTTGTTAAACAAG GCATGGGTGACTCGGCAGCAATAACCTTCCCTAACAATTTGCTGTTTTCTGCGGACTATAAATACATGGCTAGTGACGGTACAGTCGCATGTAACAACACCTCGGACACAGTGGACATGTGCACGGACACCAAGGCATTGTCCTTCAATAACTACACTAATTGCAAGCAAGAAATAGCATATTCTG CTGGTGGTGAACTATGGTGTGTTGCTACGGCCTCTTTGAGTAGCTACGACTGTGCAGTTGTCTTCAACCGAGACGCAACGATCTCCGGCACAGCTTCACAGTCCGCATGTTTG TGTTCGGACGGTAGCTCGGTCTCTGTAGTGTCAGGAAACTGTACTTCAGACCAGACACCAAGCAGTTATCCCACAGCTGCTGATGGCACGACCGTAATAGGATACCGCCTGACCATTGAATCTGTTTATG ctccgacgacgacgacgacgacgacgacgacgggAAGCAGCGGTCTCTGTGGTGGGGTTATCGCCGCAATTGTCATCATTATTATtgtcatcattgtcatcatcgtTGTCAGTATCTTCTTGTACAAACATGGGCATTGTGTAAAAATTTGTAATCATCTAAACGGGTGTCATCTAATGGGCCCTTGCTGGGCAGCCTGCCGAAATAAAGTATGTGTTTGCTGTAAGAACAAAATAGATGGAGCAAAGTAG